One Papaver somniferum cultivar HN1 chromosome 10, ASM357369v1, whole genome shotgun sequence genomic window carries:
- the LOC113316237 gene encoding uncharacterized protein LOC113316237 — protein MVSFTDAILAWNFNFSRTLNDNEVILVTELLQLINNPVLTNSGEDSLTWRHGNTFSIKSCYNAIEEEGFIRFPHMNIWNSRIPQKVSFFTWCLCYNSAPTLDTLRNRIVINGCILCRKAAESNTHLFLHCEETMKLWHFFFNNFNLVWVFREDVKANIWEWSSKKGNSLKQRLWGLIPSAIWWTVWNERNNRIFRGKFKNSDQILQEVKVLLYNWSIGTNTFAGFTLNTMLHNLNVLLGSH, from the coding sequence ATGGTTAGTTTTACTGATGCTATCCTAGCCTGGAATTTCAATTTTTCAAGGACTCTAAATGATAATGAAGTGATTTTGGTAACAGAGCTACTTCAACTCATCAATAATCCTGTGTTAACTAATTCTGGTGAAGACTCTCTTACTTGGAGGCATGGTAACACTTTCTCTATCAAATCTTGCTATAAtgctattgaagaagaaggttttaTTAGGTTCCCTCATATGAATATTTGGAATTCAAGAATTCCTCAAAAAGTGTCTTTTTTCACTTGGTGCCTGTGTTATAATTCTGCTCCAACTTTGGATACTTTGAGGAATAGGATTGTCATCAACGGTTGTATCTTATGTAGGAAAGCTGCTGAATCTAATACACATTTGTTTCTGCATTGTGAAGAGACTATGAAGCTGTGGCATTTCTTTTTCAACAACTTTAATTTAGTGTGGGTTTTCAGAGAAGATGTCAAAGCTAATATATGGGAATGGAGCAGTAAGAAAGGTAATTCTTTGAAACAAAGGTTATGGGGCTTGATTCCTTCTGCCATTTGGTGGACTGTATGGAATGAGCGCAATAATAGGATTTTTAGGGGCAAATTCAAGAATTCTGATCAGATCCTTCAAGAAGTAAAAGTTTTGCTTTATAATTGGTCTATTGGCACCAATACTTTTGCTGGGTTTACTCTAAATACAATGCTTCATAATTTGAATGTTTTGTTAGGAAGCCATTAG